A segment of the Streptomyces sp. NBC_00376 genome:
GAGGATCCAGGCGACCGAGTCCAGCGGGTCGCCGGGCAGCAGCTTGAGCGCCGCCGAGGTGATGGTCTGGAGTTCGTCGTAGACGACGCCCCGCGCCAGCTCCTGTGGCGACACCTCCATGACGGCCCCGAGTGCGCCGAGGGCCACCGGCCGCAGCGGGCGGGGGCGGATCCCGGTCAGGGCGGTGACCGCCGGGTGGCCGGGGGCCAGCCTGCGCGCCAGGCGCTGCACGCCGCGGCCGAGCGTCGCCGATGCCTCGCGCAGGGGTGCGGCCGGGGTCCGGGCGGTGAGCGCCTGTTGTACGGGGCCGTAGTCCACCGGGTCCTGCCCGGCGGCCCGCAGGGCGAGTACGGCGG
Coding sequences within it:
- a CDS encoding urease accessory protein UreF, with product MAGLAHLLLGDGRLPVGAYTYSAGLEPAVAAGLTRDRIPALLRARLHTAAVTEAAAAVLALRAAGQDPVDYGPVQQALTARTPAAPLREASATLGRGVQRLARRLAPGHPAVTALTGIRPRPLRPVALGALGAVMEVSPQELARGVVYDELQTITSAALKLLPGDPLDSVAWILDAEPHAAAAVAEALAVRTPAGLPARTPPLTEQWALEHAQRERRLFLA